The region GGGCAAGTATACAACGCCACGTACTTTGGCTAACCTGTTGCCTATTACCACACCCGGGCGTTTTGGCTCGCGCCGCTTTGCCCTGCCTGCAGAATTAGCTGGGCTGGCCAGTTTATATCAGCAAAATAAGCTGGCTGTCATTGGCAATGTGGGGCCCTTACTCAGCCCCGTCACGGCATCTATGATGGCGCAAGACACCGCAAGACTGCCGCCACGGCTGTTTTCGCATAACGACCAGCAATCAACCTGGATGTCTGGCGCTGCAGAAGGTGCGCAATTTGGATGGGGTGGCTTAATGAATGATGCGCTCATGGCTCAGGGCCTGACCAGCAATACCCCGTTTAATGCCATTACCACGGCAGATGGCGCATTATGGCTGACCGGTAAACAAACCGCCCCCTACCATGTCAGTGATGGCCAGGCAGCCACCATAGAAGCCCTCGAAGAATTTGACAACCACCCAGAGCTGGTCGCTCATTTCAGCAGTCAGCCTCAAAATGCACAAAACTTTCTGCAGCAAGACGTCACCAATGCCATTAACAACGGCTATCAGGCAAATAGTCAGTTTAACGCTGCACAGGCCAATACCACAGTGACACTGCCCGACTTTCCGACAACATCGTTGGGCAGACAATTGCAAACGGTCAGTAAAAGCATTGCCGCTCGCCAGCAGCTTGGGGCATCAAGACAGGTCTATGTCGTGGCTATGGGCGGATTTGACACTCACTCAGGGCAAGCGCAAAACCTGCCCAAATTGCACAGTGCTCTGGATGGCGCATTGGTGGCCTTTAATACCGCGATGGAAAGCCTTAATCTGAGTGAGCAGGTCACAGTGTTCACGGCCTCTGATTTTGGACGTACGCTGGCCATAAACGGAGACGGTACAGATCATGGCTGGGCCGGCCATCACTTTGTCATGGGCGGAGCGGTCAACGGGGGGACTATTTATGGTGATATCCCGCAAGCGACGCTTAATCACGAGCTGGACGCAGGGGGTGGCCGCCTGATCCCAACTACGTCTGTCGATCAGTATGCCGCCAGCCTCGGACAGTGGATGGGTTTAGATACAAGCCTACTAAATACCCTGTTCCCCAACCTGAATAACTTCAGTGGCCCACTTTCTTTGTTTAAATGACAGCGACGCCAGCTGTGCTGCGCGCTTGCTGTTCAGTAAGTTCTTTTAAACACAAAAAAGCCGCAGCTCAGACTCGAAGCTGCGGCCTGTATTGTAGATCAAGAGCCGGATCAGATGCTCGCAGGCATGCCCATACAGCTTGCGTAGTAAGTTGTTGTTGCAGGCCAGTCAGAGAATACACCCATTACGCCCACGTCTTTAGCCAGTACGTCGAGTAACTTAAAGGTGTCGCCATCATTGTCTATCATGCTTTCACCACGGTGCGCACCGTTGACGCTTTGGTAGTACCAACCACCGCCGGTGGCAAGGTGGCCAGAACGCTCCAGCGTCCAGGTAATGATCCCAAGTCCAGCTTCACGAGCAGCCTTAGCATAGGCTGAAGGCACCATCTCACCATTTTCTTCGGTAACCAGCACCCACATAGGAGGTGCGATGATTTTCACACCATCAGCCGCCAGTTCAGCCATGGTTGGAACAAGCAACTCAGGATTATTAACCAGCTGCTGTGGTGTAACCCCCTGTTCATTGGCTGCGGTTTGTGCGTCATAACGGTCATCCAGGTACACTGCCTGTGCACCAAACTCTGGGTTTTGCGCAATCCAGTAGTTAATGTCATCACGATTAAACGACTGTGCCCAGACATGCTTAGGCTCAACACCCGCAGCTTTATATTCGTCGATCATCTTCTGCGCATAATCCTGCTGAGAAAAACCATCGAAAGGCATAGTCACTGATGGTGACTTAAGTTCGGGTGTCATTTTTACACCCAGCTCTTTGAACAGGGCAATACTTTCAGCATGGGTCATAAGTGTACCGCGGCTAGAGTACAGGTCGGTGCGCCACTTAGATGTGCCATTCATGTACTCAGCAACGGTGGTCCCATTTGGGTTAGACGCGTCCATTTTACCTTCCAACGTTCTAAACTCCGCCAGAGTAATGTCACTGGTACAGCACTTAGCCCTTGCCACAACCCCATTTTCAGGATCTGCAGGTTCAAACGGCGTAGAGCAGTTCTGCGCTAAGTCAGTTTCCAGAATATTCGTCGTGGTATGTAAGTCGCACTGAGAGTGACGACATACCAGCTCTTTGTCTTTGGTAAAGGTAACGTCACACTCAAGAATACCAGCGCCCATTTTAGCCGCCGCAAGGTAAGACTCTTTAGTGTGCTCAGGGAATTGCATTGGTGCACCGCGGTGACCAATAGAAAAGTCAGTTTTATAGAATGGACCGTTCGAGCATTGCGCCAGTTTGTCTTTTAACTCACCTTCATCCATGTCCTGGATCAAAAAGTCCGGGCGCGTGCCAACTTGCATATTATTGGCACCACCCGCTGGCACTTCAACCACAACCGGCACTTCAATTGTTTTGATTTCAGTGACCGTGTCGGTAACTACCACCGTTTTTTCGACTTCTACCACCTGAGTTTTAGTATCTGTGGTAACAACCGCTTTTTCTACCTCAACCACTTCGGTTTTGTCATCATCACAGCCAGCCAAAAACAAAGCCGCGATAACAGCAGAGAGTGAAGTTATTTTTTTCATTGTTATTCCTAAGTTTACGTCAAAAGAAAGCGTTATTATTCTTAAGGGAAATAACAATAGAGGTGCTCTATTACCGAAGTGGGAACACTCAATGACTATTTTGTGACGCTCTATCTCAAAATATAACTGAACATCACTACATTACGACAGCATTACACTATCTTTAACTTACGCTCCCGGAACGAGATACTGCGAATGAGCCTGGAGCTCTTATCAGCAAATAAATTAAGGTAACGTCAAATGGATACTGCTCAAAATAATAGCGCTGTCGATAACTTCTCTTTCTATATGTATGTGTCGAATTACAACAAGCCAAAGAATGACGGGTATAGTGACGGCCCCAGTCAGTACGCTGAATTTTTGTTCGAGTCTTTTCCTGAAGTGGCTAAAACAATTGCCAATGCTGGCGGATTTGTTACTTCAGTACTCAATGTTCAGTCCGATATTGATGACCAGCACGTGCTTTTCCTAGGTCTATCGTCTAACTTGGTGGTAAAAATAGTCTACGCCGACAGTGGCTTTGGCAGAGTCGAACAGGCAAAGCTGTTGCAAGATAATCCGACCGCCCCCGGCTTTTCTGGCGGCATTTTGTCACTGGCCTATGTCAATGGTTTTTTGTTTGTCGGAATGGGTGATCGCAAAATTGTGACTAAAAATCAGTTCGAATGGAAAGCGTTCTTTAACTCCTTGTGGGAGCTCAGCCCAAGCTTCGACTGGACCCATCAAGAAGACCATCTTGGTGGCGCTGTTGCCATCTATAATGATAAGCAAAAAAAATGGCAACATGGTATAGATGCCTCTGAGGCTAAGGGCGCAGTTAAATCACTCCATGCCTTTACGCTTGGCGGAAAAACCTTTGCAATCTCTTATGCTAGTCAGGGGAGTTACCACAAACCGTCTCTAAAGGATTTGAGATAAAACACAAAAACATTGGCGATGCGCCTGTTTTCTATGCCCTGCCCACAGCCTCCAAAGTGCAAGTATCCCGACTCCATTATGTAAATGAAGGTGTGCAGCTGGCCATGTATTGCGAAGAATTTGAATACTGGTCTCATGTTAATCTATTTCCCACGTTTTGGCCCGAGCTGCCCTTTAGTATCGTCGTTGGTGGCTCGGCAGAGCAAATACTGTATGCGGCGTTTGCAGATGGTACGATAAAAAGTCTGAATTTAAATAACATAGGTGATGTCAACAAAGGCTGGACCGACTACTGTCAGTTTCAAAAAGGGGCCATTACCAGTATTCATTTCGACCCCTATTCAGGTGACCTACTCATCGCAGCCAATGATGCCAAGGTCTACACAAGAAACTCATATAGTATCCTCGGAGAATTTGACTCCGCGGTTCAGTTCATCTCTATCGACAAAATAAATGACGATGTGTATATGGTGTTTGTAACAGAACACAATGGCATCTATGTGGAAAAGAACTACAACTCAAGCCGCATTACCACCGTAGAGGTTCCACAAACAAAATGGCATTCACCTGCCATGTATAATGAAAAAGTGACAGCCGTCAAACCCACGGCACTCAGTAATTTAATAGCACAAGACGATGGCACAGTGCTGTGCTTTGTAGGATTCAGTACGGCAGATCTGAAACAAATCAGCTTTAACAAAGAAGACACTAATGTATGCCGTAGCACCTTTATCAATACCTACCAACATGGCACCATTGATGGCATAGCATCGACCGATCATGACTATATGACAGCGCACAACGGTACCCTTATTTTCCACGACTATGACGGTAATGGCGCTAAACAAGACAATATCGCCGCTTATCCGGCTGATATTCAGGCCAGGTGGCATAATGGCAACATTGAATTGGTAGCGCAGGTCGCTCAGGTCGTGTTCCACTTATACAACGGCGACTATGGCAATCGTAACTATGATGGTCAGGGTAGCTTTACCACACAATTTAGTCCTGATTGGTCTGATGATGCCT is a window of Pseudoalteromonas sp. R3 DNA encoding:
- a CDS encoding DUF1501 domain-containing protein; the protein is MNRRDFIKLSGASLMASSMFQLGQALANSPPQSGDYKALVCVFLYGGMDNHDTIIPFDEPSYAQWATHRQSLLGKYTTPRTLANLLPITTPGRFGSRRFALPAELAGLASLYQQNKLAVIGNVGPLLSPVTASMMAQDTARLPPRLFSHNDQQSTWMSGAAEGAQFGWGGLMNDALMAQGLTSNTPFNAITTADGALWLTGKQTAPYHVSDGQAATIEALEEFDNHPELVAHFSSQPQNAQNFLQQDVTNAINNGYQANSQFNAAQANTTVTLPDFPTTSLGRQLQTVSKSIAARQQLGASRQVYVVAMGGFDTHSGQAQNLPKLHSALDGALVAFNTAMESLNLSEQVTVFTASDFGRTLAINGDGTDHGWAGHHFVMGGAVNGGTIYGDIPQATLNHELDAGGGRLIPTTSVDQYAASLGQWMGLDTSLLNTLFPNLNNFSGPLSLFK
- a CDS encoding glycerophosphodiester phosphodiesterase family protein encodes the protein MKKITSLSAVIAALFLAGCDDDKTEVVEVEKAVVTTDTKTQVVEVEKTVVVTDTVTEIKTIEVPVVVEVPAGGANNMQVGTRPDFLIQDMDEGELKDKLAQCSNGPFYKTDFSIGHRGAPMQFPEHTKESYLAAAKMGAGILECDVTFTKDKELVCRHSQCDLHTTTNILETDLAQNCSTPFEPADPENGVVARAKCCTSDITLAEFRTLEGKMDASNPNGTTVAEYMNGTSKWRTDLYSSRGTLMTHAESIALFKELGVKMTPELKSPSVTMPFDGFSQQDYAQKMIDEYKAAGVEPKHVWAQSFNRDDINYWIAQNPEFGAQAVYLDDRYDAQTAANEQGVTPQQLVNNPELLVPTMAELAADGVKIIAPPMWVLVTEENGEMVPSAYAKAAREAGLGIITWTLERSGHLATGGGWYYQSVNGAHRGESMIDNDGDTFKLLDVLAKDVGVMGVFSDWPATTTYYASCMGMPASI